A single Primulina eburnea isolate SZY01 chromosome 11, ASM2296580v1, whole genome shotgun sequence DNA region contains:
- the LOC140804712 gene encoding uncharacterized protein, producing the protein MPTGYEGEDDLLLDFAIRLFSTATAAVIFMMIIALIVKLLRRSNGGHEEENITVANENSRLLSSKKEALFSSYGTNSEDDRYCLESGKGSLWTSEDLYDGKICVICYDDETNCFFVPCGHSVACHTCANRILSEEMKSCPICRGLIHNVTKFQNS; encoded by the exons ATGCCGACTGGATACGAAGGGGAAGACGATCTTTTACTTGATTTCGCAATACGTTTGTTTTCTACTGCTACAGCTGCTG TAATATTTATGATGATTATCGCACTGATCGTGAAACTTCTGCGGAGATCCAATGGTGGTCATGAGGAAGAAAACATTACTGTGGCAAATGAAAACAGTAGATTATTGTCATCAAAGAAGGAAGCTTTGTTCTCCAGTTATGGAACAAATTCTGAAGATGATCGCTACTGTTTGGAATCAG GTAAAGGGAGTTTGTGGACTTCGGAGGATTTGTATGATGGAAAGATATGCGTTATATGCTACGATGATGAGACAAATTGCTTCTTTGTTCCTTGTGGTCATTCTGTTGCTTGCCACACTTGTGCCAACAG GATTTTAAGTGAAGAAATGAAGAGTTGCCCAATATGCAGAGGACTTATTCACAATGTAACAAAATTCCAAAATTCGTGA